The following proteins come from a genomic window of Pyxidicoccus sp. MSG2:
- a CDS encoding ExbD/TolR family protein, which yields MAFDVGGGRGGLRPTMNVTPLVDVVLVLLIIFMVVTPLLTKQMWMTVPAKNDKQAEQPPPPPDALPPVVLTVDRAGVLRINREEVPREQVVARLQRMLNARPDKIVFFDASDDVPYGAAMDVLDLARGGNITVGVLPDKLAD from the coding sequence ATGGCATTCGACGTCGGAGGCGGAAGGGGCGGGCTGCGCCCGACCATGAACGTGACGCCGCTGGTGGACGTGGTGCTCGTCCTCCTCATCATCTTCATGGTCGTCACCCCGCTGCTCACGAAGCAGATGTGGATGACGGTGCCCGCGAAGAACGACAAGCAGGCGGAGCAGCCTCCGCCCCCGCCCGATGCACTGCCTCCGGTGGTGCTCACGGTGGACCGGGCCGGTGTGCTGCGCATCAACCGCGAGGAGGTGCCCCGCGAACAGGTGGTGGCCCGCCTCCAGCGCATGCTCAACGCGCGCCCGGACAAGATTGTCTTCTTCGACGCCAGCGACGACGTGCCGTACGGCGCCGCCATGGACGTGCTGGACCTGGCGCGCGGCGGGAACATCACCGTCGGCGTGCTGCCGGACAAGCTCGCGGATTGA
- a CDS encoding glycosyltransferase family 87 protein, translating to MASLPWKGRHEMVPPPPFPASSMNVAATGPSRNESSSDTWARWFWWLVLAVLVVAAVAVGQHPRRGVDFRVYLVAAERFLEGTDLYRVSDGTMPFKYAPVTAPLFIPFTFFPARVAVALWNLGSILALAAVARLTTRVPAGPSEATPWAWGPALATVALLPAFTFELFYGQVDAVLLLLLVLSTLGAERGQVWRPAAAFALAFLLKPPAALVGLFFLWRRHWRVIGATAAIGVLLALPTLARYGWDGTLTQLKLWSETLARTTPPWALGANPQGLPTLLLSLVLPSESIPPPGSMTLAQGLAIALFLVAVVWARPGPADLLAMCCLGVTLLSPLAWRANYVLAWPLMRAAAEGRYKPNLALVALIALTGTLVSDSGLGSALSHDVLLWRPFAVVYSVLLIALLWQVRRAGAPRAVTPGGELSRLPRTLPGMRVP from the coding sequence ATGGCCTCGTTGCCGTGGAAGGGCCGGCATGAAATGGTGCCGCCTCCCCCCTTCCCCGCCTCCTCGATGAACGTCGCCGCAACGGGGCCCTCGCGTAACGAAAGTTCCTCAGACACCTGGGCCCGCTGGTTCTGGTGGCTCGTGCTCGCCGTGCTCGTCGTGGCCGCGGTGGCCGTGGGCCAGCACCCGCGGCGCGGCGTGGACTTCCGCGTGTACCTGGTCGCCGCCGAGCGCTTCCTGGAGGGCACCGACCTCTACCGCGTCTCCGACGGCACCATGCCGTTCAAGTACGCGCCCGTCACCGCGCCCCTCTTCATCCCCTTCACCTTCTTCCCCGCGCGCGTCGCCGTTGCCCTGTGGAACCTGGGCTCCATCCTCGCGCTCGCCGCGGTGGCCCGCCTCACCACGCGCGTGCCCGCCGGCCCCTCCGAGGCCACGCCCTGGGCCTGGGGCCCCGCCCTCGCCACCGTCGCCCTCCTCCCCGCCTTCACCTTCGAGCTGTTCTACGGGCAGGTGGATGCGGTGCTCCTGCTCCTGCTCGTGCTCTCGACACTCGGCGCCGAGCGCGGCCAGGTGTGGCGCCCGGCCGCCGCCTTCGCGCTCGCCTTCCTCCTCAAGCCGCCCGCGGCGCTCGTCGGTCTCTTCTTCCTCTGGCGCCGCCACTGGCGCGTCATCGGCGCCACGGCCGCCATCGGTGTCCTGCTCGCGCTTCCCACCCTGGCCCGCTACGGCTGGGACGGCACGCTCACGCAGCTGAAGCTGTGGAGCGAGACGCTCGCGCGCACCACGCCGCCATGGGCCCTGGGTGCCAACCCGCAGGGACTGCCCACGCTGCTGCTCTCGCTGGTGCTGCCCTCCGAATCGATTCCTCCTCCCGGGAGCATGACCCTCGCGCAGGGGCTCGCCATCGCGCTCTTCCTCGTGGCCGTCGTGTGGGCACGGCCCGGCCCCGCGGACCTGCTCGCCATGTGCTGCCTGGGAGTGACGCTCCTGTCGCCGCTCGCGTGGCGCGCGAACTACGTGCTCGCGTGGCCCCTGATGCGCGCCGCCGCCGAGGGCCGCTACAAGCCGAACCTCGCGCTCGTGGCGCTCATCGCTCTCACCGGAACCCTCGTCTCCGACTCAGGGCTCGGGTCGGCGCTGTCACACGACGTGCTCCTGTGGCGGCCGTTCGCCGTCGTCTACTCCGTGCTCCTCATCGCCCTGTTGTGGCAGGTACGCCGCGCGGGAGCACCGCGCGCGGTGACGCCAGGCGGAGAGCTGTCACGGCTGCCTCGCACGTTGCCCGGCATGCGCGTGCCTTGA
- a CDS encoding ribosome-binding factor A: protein MSSSRNRRPRASRSREGSSLSSFSQSPSENPSARHLRVQSTLSQEVSLLFRGGLSDPRLEGVSLSSFELSPDGRLVRIGYTLTPASAASGTRAVQEALERASGYVRSQLALHLDMKRVPQLRFIYIGVAEHTGPDSGDAGGEP from the coding sequence ATGTCTTCTTCCAGGAATCGCCGTCCCCGAGCGTCTCGCAGCCGCGAGGGCTCTTCGCTGTCGTCGTTCTCGCAGTCGCCGTCCGAAAACCCGTCCGCGCGCCACCTGCGCGTGCAGTCCACCCTGTCCCAGGAGGTGTCCCTCCTCTTCCGTGGCGGCCTGTCCGACCCACGGCTCGAAGGCGTCTCGCTGTCGTCGTTCGAGCTGTCCCCGGATGGCCGCCTCGTCCGCATCGGCTACACGCTGACGCCCGCGTCAGCGGCCTCCGGCACCCGCGCCGTGCAGGAGGCGCTCGAGCGCGCGAGCGGCTACGTGCGCTCGCAGCTCGCGCTCCACCTCGACATGAAGCGCGTGCCGCAGCTGCGCTTCATCTACATCGGCGTCGCGGAGCACACCGGGCCCGACTCGGGGGATGCGGGAGGTGAACCATGA
- a CDS encoding ExbD/TolR family protein: MSTRRRAIVPEMNVTPLVDVVLVLLIIFMVVTPQIEAGAAVELPVASNPDKENKELKPTTVSMASNGSIFLDRKEMKRDVLLTELKAIHEKDPDAPVVLKADRGVHYSEVRGVFKAMQDLGFPGINLQVVDKQKH, from the coding sequence ATGTCCACCCGGCGTAGGGCCATCGTCCCGGAGATGAACGTGACGCCGCTGGTGGACGTGGTGCTCGTCCTCCTCATCATCTTCATGGTCGTCACGCCCCAGATTGAAGCCGGCGCCGCCGTGGAGCTGCCCGTGGCGTCGAACCCGGACAAGGAGAACAAGGAGCTCAAGCCCACCACGGTGAGCATGGCCTCCAACGGCTCCATCTTCCTCGACCGCAAGGAGATGAAGCGCGACGTGCTCCTCACCGAGCTGAAGGCGATTCACGAGAAGGACCCGGACGCTCCCGTCGTCCTCAAGGCCGACCGGGGCGTGCACTACTCCGAGGTGCGCGGCGTCTTCAAGGCGATGCAGGACCTCGGCTTCCCGGGCATCAACCTGCAGGTCGTCGACAAGCAGAAGCACTAG
- a CDS encoding MotA/TolQ/ExbB proton channel family protein: protein MNFNLRDIYNHMGVFALGIAWTLMLFAVASLAVFFERLFVFFRSRSISKRFAARAGQFLAQHQHEALVTEAESTKGSHLAMLLGGGMKTFLAKCRVPAGKLGPVELTRRDLVRLNERVSADVRRGMSVLASVGSVAPFVGLLGTVVGIIEAFAGIAKEGSGGLGAVSAGIAEALVVTALGLLVAIPAVLMFNFLSTRADALQLSLDTARGEFMDYLEDLGAQKPAPANGAAVATGPELAARRESRDVHPA, encoded by the coding sequence ATGAATTTCAATCTCAGGGACATCTACAACCACATGGGCGTGTTCGCCCTGGGTATCGCCTGGACGCTCATGCTGTTCGCCGTCGCGTCCCTCGCGGTGTTCTTCGAGCGCCTCTTCGTCTTCTTCCGCTCCCGCTCCATCTCCAAGCGCTTCGCGGCTCGCGCCGGCCAGTTCCTCGCCCAGCACCAGCACGAGGCGCTCGTGACGGAGGCCGAGTCCACCAAGGGCAGCCACCTCGCCATGCTGCTCGGCGGCGGCATGAAGACGTTCCTCGCGAAGTGCCGCGTCCCCGCCGGCAAGCTGGGCCCCGTCGAGCTCACCCGCCGCGACCTGGTCCGCCTCAACGAGCGCGTCAGCGCCGACGTGCGACGTGGCATGTCCGTGCTCGCCAGCGTCGGCTCGGTGGCCCCGTTCGTGGGTCTGCTCGGCACGGTGGTGGGCATCATCGAGGCCTTCGCCGGTATCGCCAAGGAGGGCTCCGGCGGCCTGGGCGCGGTGTCCGCCGGCATCGCCGAGGCGCTCGTCGTCACCGCGCTCGGCCTGCTCGTCGCCATCCCCGCGGTGCTGATGTTCAACTTCCTGTCCACCCGCGCGGACGCGCTCCAGCTCTCCCTGGACACCGCGCGCGGCGAGTTCATGGACTACCTGGAGGACCTGGGCGCGCAGAAGCCCGCCCCGGCGAACGGCGCCGCGGTGGCCACCGGTCCCGAGCTCGCTGCCCGCAGGGAGTCGCGCGATGTCCACCCGGCGTAG
- a CDS encoding energy transducer TonB has product MFETFDSATDVSSARRFALSTTASIGVFVLIGVAVVSAANKVREVIQEKKGMDVVFRPPPPPVVEVKPPPPPPPPKPKLAPKPAPPVEAKAPPPAAPTVAPAPLVAPDSVPLTKPPEAEQEVVAAAPIAVGGTGALVPGGVVGGTGVGGGLAGGGGRTAPINLPESATPPEPLESNLIPEYPSDARSKGLEGLVILKGVVEVDGRVTQLKVMRGDEPFASAALAAVKTWRFRPAVVSGQPTAVYRIFKVPFRLKS; this is encoded by the coding sequence ATGTTCGAAACGTTCGACAGCGCTACCGACGTCAGCTCCGCGCGACGGTTCGCGCTCTCCACCACGGCCTCCATCGGCGTCTTCGTGCTGATCGGCGTCGCCGTCGTCTCGGCGGCCAACAAGGTGCGCGAGGTCATCCAGGAGAAGAAGGGCATGGACGTGGTCTTCCGTCCGCCCCCACCTCCCGTCGTGGAGGTGAAGCCGCCCCCTCCGCCGCCGCCTCCCAAGCCGAAGCTGGCCCCCAAGCCCGCGCCGCCCGTCGAAGCCAAGGCGCCCCCTCCCGCCGCGCCCACCGTGGCGCCCGCGCCGCTCGTCGCGCCCGACTCCGTCCCGCTGACGAAGCCTCCCGAAGCAGAGCAGGAAGTCGTCGCCGCGGCCCCCATCGCCGTGGGCGGCACCGGCGCGCTCGTGCCGGGCGGCGTCGTGGGCGGCACCGGCGTCGGCGGCGGCCTCGCGGGCGGCGGTGGCCGCACGGCGCCCATCAACCTCCCGGAGTCCGCCACGCCTCCGGAGCCGCTCGAGTCCAACCTCATCCCCGAGTACCCCTCCGACGCCCGCTCCAAGGGACTCGAAGGCCTGGTCATCCTCAAGGGCGTCGTCGAGGTCGACGGCCGCGTCACGCAGCTCAAGGTGATGCGTGGCGACGAGCCCTTCGCCAGCGCCGCGCTCGCCGCCGTGAAGACGTGGCGCTTCCGGCCCGCAGTCGTGTCCGGCCAGCCCACGGCCGTCTACCGCATCTTCAAGGTCCCCTTCCGTCTCAAGTCGTAG
- a CDS encoding RtcB family protein, whose amino-acid sequence MRPRIFPSEPGAVPILVWARALPPGAEKQLRHIAAQPYVVEHVAAMPDVHVASGVAVGTVFATEHHVVPGALGGDLGCGVSAWRFPQPALPGRDVLRPLLARLAREVPVGDAVHRGRGVSLPPELESPPLSTQKLRHAWERLAPRHLGTLGGGNHFLELDRDADGDVWLLLHTGSRGVGAAIADHHLRVAGALGQGALPALDTHTPEGVACLEDTQRACHFARANRDAIAARAVPLVAEALGVSPDAESTVDVHHNHVAAEEHGGRVLLIHRKGAVGLEAGQRGLIPGSMGTASYVVEGRGEPRAFRSCSHGAGRVLTRTEARARIRPAALEHALRRVVYDRARAAALVEEAPAAYRDITEVLEDEADLVTPLLRLTPLAVLKG is encoded by the coding sequence ATGAGGCCCCGCATCTTCCCCTCGGAGCCTGGCGCCGTGCCCATCCTCGTCTGGGCCCGTGCGCTGCCACCGGGTGCGGAGAAGCAGCTCCGCCACATCGCCGCCCAGCCCTACGTCGTCGAGCACGTCGCCGCCATGCCCGACGTCCACGTGGCCTCGGGCGTCGCCGTGGGCACCGTCTTCGCCACCGAGCACCACGTCGTGCCCGGCGCGCTGGGCGGAGACCTGGGCTGCGGCGTGAGTGCCTGGCGCTTCCCCCAGCCCGCGTTGCCAGGCCGCGACGTGCTGCGACCCCTGCTGGCACGACTGGCCCGGGAGGTACCGGTGGGCGACGCCGTCCACCGGGGGCGCGGTGTGTCGCTGCCTCCCGAGCTGGAGTCCCCGCCGCTGTCCACCCAGAAGCTGCGCCACGCGTGGGAGCGGCTGGCGCCGCGACACCTGGGCACGCTCGGCGGAGGCAACCACTTCCTCGAGCTGGACCGGGACGCCGACGGAGACGTCTGGCTGCTCCTGCACACCGGTTCGCGAGGCGTGGGGGCCGCCATCGCCGACCACCACCTGCGCGTGGCGGGGGCGCTCGGACAGGGCGCCCTGCCCGCGCTGGACACGCACACCCCCGAGGGTGTCGCGTGCCTTGAGGACACCCAACGGGCCTGCCACTTCGCCCGCGCCAACCGGGACGCCATCGCCGCGCGCGCGGTGCCGCTGGTGGCCGAGGCGCTCGGCGTGTCCCCGGACGCGGAGTCCACCGTGGACGTGCACCACAACCACGTCGCCGCGGAGGAGCACGGGGGCCGCGTGCTGCTCATCCACCGCAAGGGCGCGGTGGGCCTGGAGGCCGGGCAGCGCGGGCTCATCCCCGGCTCCATGGGCACGGCCTCCTACGTGGTGGAGGGCCGGGGCGAGCCCCGCGCCTTCCGCTCCTGCTCGCACGGGGCCGGCCGCGTCCTCACCCGGACCGAGGCCCGCGCCCGCATCCGCCCGGCCGCGCTGGAGCACGCGCTGCGCCGCGTGGTGTACGACCGGGCGCGCGCCGCGGCCCTCGTCGAGGAGGCCCCTGCCGCCTACCGCGACATCACCGAGGTGCTGGAGGACGAGGCCGACCTCGTCACCCCGCTCCTGCGCCTGACGCCCCTGGCCGTCCTCAAGGGCTGA
- a CDS encoding dihydrolipoyl dehydrogenase family protein: MAEAFDVVVIGAGPTGENAGARAAAAGLSVALVEHELLGGECSYWACVPSKALLRPAEALWLAKHAPGAREAIKGPLVASAVLEQRDYMVGNYKDDSQVKWAEGAKLTVVRGNAKLAGPRKVRVEAKDGKVRELEARRAVVLATGSRPRLPDIPGLKEAKPWDNREGTGAKEVPKRLVVLGGGAVAVELAQAWRSLGSEVTLAQRGKSLLSRFEPFVGEQVAEGLRESGVRVLLGTTAARVQRAGDKGEVTVTLTNGEEVRADALLAAMGRVARTEGIGLETVGLQAGKSVEVDDQLRAKGVEGGWLYACGDVNGRNLLTHMGKYQARLVGDIIAGKKAQAWADAKATPQVIFTHPQAASVGLTEAKAREAKLPVRTVQYEMQNVTGTGLFGTGLKGTAKLVVDEKRRIILGATFTGPEVGEMLHAATIAVAGEVSLDTLWHAVPSFPTMSEVWLRLLETYGL; this comes from the coding sequence ATGGCGGAAGCCTTCGATGTGGTGGTGATTGGCGCGGGGCCCACGGGTGAGAACGCGGGAGCGCGCGCCGCGGCGGCGGGGCTGTCGGTGGCGCTGGTGGAGCACGAATTGCTCGGCGGCGAGTGCTCCTACTGGGCCTGCGTCCCCAGCAAGGCGCTGCTGCGGCCGGCGGAGGCCTTGTGGCTGGCGAAGCATGCGCCCGGCGCGCGCGAGGCCATCAAGGGCCCGCTCGTGGCGAGCGCGGTGCTGGAGCAGCGCGACTACATGGTGGGCAACTACAAGGACGACTCGCAGGTGAAGTGGGCGGAGGGCGCGAAGCTGACGGTGGTGCGCGGCAACGCAAAGCTCGCGGGCCCGCGCAAGGTGCGCGTGGAGGCCAAGGACGGCAAGGTGCGCGAGCTGGAGGCCCGGCGCGCGGTGGTGCTGGCCACGGGCAGCCGGCCGCGCCTGCCGGACATCCCCGGCCTGAAGGAGGCGAAGCCGTGGGACAACCGCGAGGGCACTGGCGCCAAGGAGGTGCCGAAGCGACTGGTGGTGTTGGGCGGCGGCGCCGTGGCGGTGGAGCTGGCGCAGGCCTGGCGCTCGCTGGGCTCGGAGGTGACGCTGGCCCAGCGCGGGAAGAGCCTGCTGTCTCGCTTCGAGCCCTTCGTCGGTGAGCAGGTCGCCGAGGGGCTGCGCGAGTCGGGCGTGCGGGTGCTGCTGGGCACCACGGCCGCGCGAGTGCAGCGCGCCGGGGACAAGGGCGAGGTGACGGTGACGCTCACGAACGGCGAGGAGGTCCGCGCGGACGCGCTGCTGGCGGCGATGGGGCGCGTGGCGCGCACGGAGGGAATCGGGCTGGAGACGGTGGGCCTCCAGGCCGGGAAGTCCGTGGAGGTGGACGACCAGCTCCGCGCGAAGGGCGTGGAGGGCGGGTGGCTCTACGCGTGCGGTGACGTGAATGGCCGCAACCTGCTCACGCACATGGGCAAGTACCAGGCGCGGCTGGTGGGGGACATCATCGCGGGGAAGAAGGCACAGGCGTGGGCGGACGCGAAGGCGACGCCGCAGGTCATCTTCACGCACCCGCAGGCGGCGAGCGTGGGCCTCACCGAGGCGAAGGCGCGGGAGGCGAAGCTACCGGTGCGCACGGTGCAGTACGAGATGCAGAACGTGACCGGCACGGGGCTCTTCGGCACGGGACTCAAGGGCACCGCGAAGCTGGTGGTGGACGAGAAGCGCCGCATCATCCTTGGCGCCACCTTCACCGGGCCCGAGGTGGGCGAGATGCTCCATGCCGCGACGATTGCCGTGGCCGGCGAGGTGTCACTCGACACGCTCTGGCACGCGGTGCCGTCGTTCCCCACCATGAGCGAGGTGTGGCTGCGACTGCTGGAGACGTACGGGCTGTAG